From Carya illinoinensis cultivar Pawnee chromosome 5, C.illinoinensisPawnee_v1, whole genome shotgun sequence, one genomic window encodes:
- the LOC122310266 gene encoding S-protein homolog 7-like, giving the protein MGMAKLYCFALVLVLVFGLSSSMRVPGVKKHYVKFINNLNNKVLNVNCKNQKPYIDLNLHILLPKEEYEFNYIIGRDMAFSCNLRHGFTSTDFPISDRAIKRECGGNHCIWKAQDDGVYLLNRKTNQYKYKYRWDK; this is encoded by the coding sequence ATGGGGATGGCTAAGCTTTATTGTTTTGCACTGGTCCTTGTCTTGGTCTTTGGCTTAAGCAGCTCCATGAGGGTGCCTGGTGTGAAAAAGCACTACGTGAAATTTATCAACAATCTCAACAACAAAGTACTTAATGTCAACTGTAAAAATCAGAAACCTTACATTGATCTGAACCTTCACATTCTTCTACCCAAGGAGGAGTACGAATTCAATTACATTATTGGACGAGACATGGCTTTCAGCTGTAACCTTCGACATGGGTTTACAAGCACAGACTTCCCTATAAGTGATAGAGCAATCAAAAGAGAATGTGGTGGAAACCATTGCATTTGGAAAGCACAAGATGATGGAGTTTACCTACTCAACCGAAAAACGAATCAGTACAAGTACAAGTACAGATGGGATAAGTGA
- the LOC122310267 gene encoding S-protein homolog 7-like, which yields MGMAKFYCFALVLVLAFGLSSSARVPRVRKHYVKFINNLNNKVLNVNCKNQKPYIDLNLHILLPKEEYDFNYIVGRDMAFSCNLRHGFTSMDFPVSDRAIKRECGGNHCIWKAQDDGVYLLNRKTNQYKFKYGWDK from the coding sequence ATGGGGATGGCTAAGTTTTATTGTTTTGCACTGGTCCTTGTCTTGGCCTTTGGCTTGAGCAGCTCCGCAAGGGTGCCTCGTGTGAGAAAGCACTATGTGAAATTTATCAACAATCTCAACAACAAAGTACTTAATGTCAACTGCAAAAATCAAAAACCCTACATTGATCTGAACCTTCACATTCTTCTACCCAAGGAGGAGTACGACTTCAATTACATTGTTGGGCGAGACATGGCTTTCAGCTGTAACCTTCGACATGGGTTTACAAGCATGGACTTCCCTGTAAGTGATAGAGCAATCAAAAGAGAATGCGGTGGAAACCATTGCATTTGGAAAGCACAAGATGATGGCGTTTACCTACTCAACCGAAAAACGAATCAATACAAGTTCAAGTATGGATGGGATAAGTGA